The Bos javanicus breed banteng chromosome 21, ARS-OSU_banteng_1.0, whole genome shotgun sequence genome includes a region encoding these proteins:
- the LOC133234037 gene encoding uncharacterized protein LOC133234037 — MGGMGLVALLHSRDLLSVSSVHTQLCPGPGFGGSPSLPGGSGYRPLPPAAGRCRPLPPAARAAEPPRPQSLLRHHFGREDKELAHALRSLWRGLERYAGLLPPPTNKSLVQSLYKAVFTEYLQALVTHLKRLKPRKWEDHRGQVETDVRELREAFGRQEGLGDGAPRLEAFVEVFQLSGEQGSACLDEWLASFRDRFPDYVRRESKAREGQGLAQGPPQAGAGPSLVSPPPDAEIHPAGPSERPGPDPFLVSRAPRTQGQPEEPELRSCCPCYWGFLTTFTR; from the exons GACTTGCTGTCAGTCTCCTCGGTCCACACCCAGCTCTGCCCTGGCCCTGGATTTGGGGGGTCTCCCTCTCTCCCAGGGGGCTCAG GGTACCGCCCACTTCCTCCAGCAGCAGGCCGGTGCCGGCCCCTCCCCCCAGCTGCACGTGCTGCAGAACCGCCGCGTCCTCAG AGCCTACTGCGGCATCACTTCGGGAGGGAAGACAAGGAGCTGGCTCACGCTCTGCGATCCCTCTGGCGGGGCCTGGAGCGCTATGCCGGTCTGCTTCCTCCTCCCACGAACAAG AGCCTTGTGCAAAGTCTGTACAAAGCGGTATTCACTGAGTACCTCCAGGCCTTGGTCACCCATCTCAAGAGGCTGAAGCCCCGGAAGTGGGAAGACCACCGGGGTCAGGTGGAAACGGATGTCCGGGAGCTGCGTGAGGCTTTCGGGAGGCAGGAG GGCCTCGGTGATGGAGCCCCTCGCCTGGAGGCCTTCGTGGAGGTCTTCCAGCTCAGCGGGGAGCAGGGCAGCGCGTGTCTGGATGAATGGCTGGCCTCCTTCAGGGACAGGTTCCCAGACTATGTGAG GAGGGAATCCAAGGCCAGAGAAGGGCAAGGACTTGCCCAGGGTCCCCCGCAGGCCGGTGCAGGCCCCTCCCTGGTCTCTCCGCCTCCTGACGCTGAGATCCACCCAGCTGGACCCTCGGAGCGGCCCGGTCCAGATCCCTTCCTGGTGTCCAGGGCTCCCCG CACACAGGGCCAGCCCGAGGAGCCTGAGCTCAGGAGCTGCTGCCCTTGCTACTGGGGCTTCCTCACGACTTTCACAAGGTGA